CGGGATCCGGGGCTTTTGGGGCcacagagctgggcaggagccTGGAGATGTTAGTAAGGATCTCAACGAGGGGCTCGACCGTGGTGGCCACATCAAACTCCATGGGGACCAGTGCCTCTGGGCTCTCCGGAGATGGGAGCAGAGGAAACTCctgcagacagacacacagacaacCATGCACTGGCCTGGGGAGGATCGGCAGCTCCAAATCCCATCCGCACATGCCGCGTCTCCCCAGTGGGTGATGGGGGCATCCCCAAAACATCTGCCATTAGCTGCGGCTGGTGCATGGGGTCAGGGGACAGTCGCCAGGGGAGCGTGAggctgtggggagcagaggggccaTGCCACAGGCATCTGTGTTTTGCTAGTGGTGGCAGAGCCTTGCTGAACAGTTTGGGGGTGAGAGATGCTGCCCATGGCCCTGCAGTCAGCATCATCCACTCTGATCCAGCACCGCCCCCCCCAACTTTTCAGGGACCCCCTCCAAAAGCAgctcctccccacagccccatcACATCCATGAGCCGGGCTGAGGATGCATCCCCCCGGGGGAAGGGGTCAACCATGTCTCTGCCCTTACCGAAAggtgccagcagcacccaggtgAGAGGAGTGACACGGAGCCGGGATGGTACCTGGAGGAAGGTCCTGTTGTCAGGGCAGGCCAGCAGGCGCTGAGCCTTCTCCCTGTACTGGTTGAGGACGTCCAGGTGGTCCTTCAGGAAGCTCCAGTCCTCCCCCACGCGCCCCAGTGCCGCCGCCTGCTCTTGCTCAATCCTGGCCACTGTCCAACACTGGAAATCCTCCAGGGCTTTCCTCAGGTAGGTGAATTTGCTCAGAATCACTGATTTGAGCCCCTCAGAGGAGTCCTGGATGGGAAAGAGCCATGAGAGCCAGTACGCTCCCAGTCCTGCGCCCAGCACGGAGGCGGCAGCGGTGTTACCTTGATGCTGCGTGTTCGCTCATCCAGCTCCTGCATTGCCTGCTCAATCCTCTCCGATTCCTCCTCGGCTTTTTCCAGGGACTCTTTCAAAAGGGCCTGCAAAGGAAGGCACCAACATCCTGTGGTGCAGCATGCTGCTGCCCACCCAGCCCCTGAGAGCCCTCTCAGGGCTGCAGGACAAGGCTCGCAGGGAAGGAGGTGGTTTGGGAAGGGAGAGGCTGCATCCAGGGTCATTGAGAATTGAAACCCTGTGCTGTCTTTCACCCCTTTTTTTAGCTGTTTCCTCTAGATCAAGGGAGTCACAAACACATATGGCACCGTTCATCCAGTGCTGCTGGATTCACCCAGTGctctgctgctccaggcagctcctggtttctcagtgtcgtggtttaaccccagccagcaactaagcaccatgcagccgctcactcactccccccccacccagtgggatgggggagaaaatcaggaaaagaagtaaaactcctgggttgagataagaacggtttaatagaacagaaaagaagaaactaataatgataatgataacactaataaaatgacaacagtagtagtaaaaggattgaaatgtacaaatgatgcgcagggcaattgctcaccacccgccgaccgacaccccgccagtccccaagcggcgaatccctgccccccccttcccagttcctaagctagatgggacgtcccatggtatggaatacaccgttggccagtttgggtcaggtgccctggctgggcatgagaagctgaaaaatccttgactatagtctaaacactaccgagcaacaactgaaaacatcagcgtgttatcaacattcttcacatactgaacacaaaacatagcactgcaccagctactaggaagacagttaactctgtcccagctgaaaccaggacactcagGGAGCAGCCGGGTGCTGGTGGCATCTCCCTGGCCAGAGCCCGTACCAGCCCCCTGTTCAGCTCAGGCTGGACACAGCTTGGCACATGGAGGCACACCACGTCCCCACAGCAGTGCACGGGACACGGGAGGTGGATGTCATGCCGTGTCCGAGCTGCTGCAACTCCCCCTGCTCGCCCCACTCGTCACCCCAGTCCTGCCACCCATCGTCCCCACCTGCTTTTTAGAGCGCTCCTCCTCGAAGAGCACCCGCTGGTGCTGGTGGCACTGCCGGATGGTGCAGACGCAGCAGATGCACCGCCGCTCATCCTCGCAGTACAGCTCCAGCGGGCGCCCGTGCTGCGGGCACAGCTCACCACGGGCCACCTCGCACCTCTCTGCGCCCGAGACCCGCGCCTCGCCATCCTGCGCCACCTCCACCACGCTGCACAGGGTGACATTCTTCTCCAGCTCTGGGCGTCGCTCGAAGGTCCTGCGGCAATCGGGGCACGTGTAGCCCTTCTCGGCCCCGGTGGGCACCCGCTCTTGCTTTTGCCAGTGGTCACTGATGCAGCACTTGCAGAAGTTGTGCCCGCAGGGCAAGGTCACGGGCACCCTGAATAGTTCCAGGCAGATGGAGCACAccagcttctcctccagcttctgCGAGATGGGCGATGCCATCCTGCCTGCGCCAGGGATTGGGGTGATGGGAGAAAGAAGCCAGCAAAAGAAGCCGAGGAAATAGAAACTCAGCtgtgcagaggaggaagagatggTGACGCTGAGCCCAGAGGCGGGTCAGGGCTCCGAGCCAGGCATGCTCTTAAAGTGACACCCAGTGGGTGCCCCTCGGTCCTTGGCCATGCTGGCTGTGCCACACACTGGGGAGAAGATGGGGAGGGTTGGAGCTGCTCCCCCCTTGGGACAGGGAGAgctgcaaagcacagcaggagAGGATGAAATGCTGCAGTGGCAGCACAGGGAGACACACGCAAGAGGCTGACAAGGTTCAGAGCAATGTGCATTTCTGTGAATGCCTGTGCACAGGTACACATATGATGTACTATTTGATTTCACTCCTTTTTTGCCCTTTGAGGGAACTTCATGGCATCCTCACCTCTGCCAGGGGTGGGTCCCCAAGCAGAGCATGGCAGTCCTCCCTGGCAGAGAGACCGCAGTACGGCGCAGTACTGCGCTCCTGGCATCTGAGCCTGGGACCCAGCAGAAAGGGGCACCCACTGCTGCTACAGCCATGTCACCTCCCTCTGCAGTGACAAGGGCTGTGACACATGCCAGCAGCCAGCCAGGGCCACATTCCGCCCTTgcatctttccattttaaactaCAGCTCCTGCTGTTTGCACATGCCCCCATGCACACCCACCACTCCTTTTCCTGCTAAGTTCCTTGCAACACCCGTGCACACCAGTACTCCAAACCGCAAGAAAGATGTCACCTGGGCAATCAGTTCCTGCTCAGGTAGCAGGTGGAATCTTCTGCCTGGAGGCAATTGTGGTGTCTGTGTACTGCATACCTTCACCTTGTCTTCATACAGTTCAGCTTCAGGAGAAAAAGCTCCCAACCTTCCAGTCCAAACCTTATCTCCTTACCCTCGCAGACATGCTATCTCTCGCGCACACACTCCCAGGCAGCTGAATGCTGGCAGGATGGCCTCGGTTGACAACGGTTCTGCAGCCTCCCCACACGCGCGGCTTTGCTTTCACCTGCACAGCCAAGGGTAAGTGGGCAGGaggtctgtgctgcagctgggccGCTCACCAGTGGGCTGCTGGGGGGTCAGAGCAGTTTCTGCATCACTGGCAGGCTCAAAGCCACCCTCCAGACCACCCCTGTACTCAGGAGGTGACTTGGGATCTGTCACAATTGCCTGCATGTCCTAGCATATCTTCAGCCtccaaaacatttatttgggCCAAATCTGCAAATTCTGACTAATTATTCAAAGCTCAGAGAGGGGTGTAACATGACCTGTGTGTCTGCCTGGAACCACAGGACACCTGCACTCCCACTGTGGCCACCCCACCAGCTAATTCACCCCAGCTTAAACCAGACCCCAGAACCCTTTGGGGCAGAAGAAGAGTTCAGGGAGCTCAGGCGTAGCTGGTAACAGCCctgagcaacagcagcagggGGGCATTTCAATCTCATTCTTTGCTGGAGGCTCTTATTTCCTGAGGAAGATGGAAACCTCAGAAGGTTACCAGGAACCAGAGCTGGAAACAGGCAGCTGCAACAGCAACAGCATGTTGGTATTTGGGGGTTTAAAGATGTGAACGAGGGATGCACAAAGAGCCCTGCAGAGCACAGTAGAAAGCAGAGTCTCTCCACAGCTTGGGTACAGGATCAGCAGCTGCAGAGTGCCAGGCCACCACCGCAAGTCTGCCTCAACCCCGGCAGCTCTGCAGATCTGCTTTTGCTCCACCTATCCACATTGGGTACATGCTGCCCGGGGAGCGAGGGGAAGGAGACCGAAGTCCACGTGCTTGGGTAGCTGCTGGGAGAACCCAGCTCC
This region of Buteo buteo chromosome 13, bButBut1.hap1.1, whole genome shotgun sequence genomic DNA includes:
- the TRIM65 gene encoding E3 ubiquitin-protein ligase TRIM65, which codes for MASPISQKLEEKLVCSICLELFRVPVTLPCGHNFCKCCISDHWQKQERVPTGAEKGYTCPDCRRTFERRPELEKNVTLCSVVEVAQDGEARVSGAERCEVARGELCPQHGRPLELYCEDERRCICCVCTIRQCHQHQRVLFEEERSKKQALLKESLEKAEEESERIEQAMQELDERTRSIKDSSEGLKSVILSKFTYLRKALEDFQCWTVARIEQEQAAALGRVGEDWSFLKDHLDVLNQYREKAQRLLACPDNRTFLQEFPLLPSPESPEALVPMEFDVATTVEPLVEILTNISRLLPSSVAPKAPDPVDQGPVHPQEPGVKVVAPLPECQLRAELLKDHRNLTFDPKTANKYLELSKGNQKAKHSPSAVCGQQEQGSRFKPWQVLCTQGYSHGHHYWEVKISSHSVILGVTYHGLPREQQQGHKFNIGLDGGSWGLQVREDCYLAWHKGRAEKIQEQLYKNLGVSLDYSKGVLSFYGLGERMQLIYSFHNVFTQPLYPVFWLCEGRAVTLGHRD